Proteins from a single region of Pangasianodon hypophthalmus isolate fPanHyp1 chromosome 7, fPanHyp1.pri, whole genome shotgun sequence:
- the sorbs2b gene encoding sorbin and SH3 domain-containing protein 1 isoform X12, translating to MWWHYTAGDALRNGNMATSSLAAKGFRSVRPNLQDKKSPTPGLAPQRESSQLHPADCNPGTFSLHNYPTQCYDGPLLTTHNSFSRGAMSASSEQSSRGNQFSDSNTNDSKQPLSFSSFPRVCGPEKASIHPSPLDHLNSHAPVRQKKQHVASLSICITPRHQTEARYTQTLSLSPHTPPKRKDPLDSRTVFHPSLPPAVQQVAYPGPPLASCSPPNRPRFFTDYTCSSASDHHSLPLSHGLAYSNLDPYPPLSGCSSRAQSVSSMAMLEELRTCGIDSEGGSASPSPTHCQLSSSTDNMAIDIPTASSANGQMTVNGSVGVTTGLKSHLQRPFSPSTYPPLPSFSPSLTAMQQGRSTPAESISPVCATVGSVTSMHAPDDERRGTMGKTPHYSGIGPVDESGIPIATRTTVDRPKDWYKTMFKQIHVVHKPEFEYSGSRTATQPTMNDEKHSPTNNVQAHPAPKSNTYRPITKSISDNGTCGFRTSSSSSLPTSSSAQPLSQNRNIHQSGSSTPDMNQWGPPDRKVDTRKYRAEPRSIFDYEPGKSSILDQEKAKSNLTPEELALENEPWYKFFAELEFGRPPPKKRLDYDPESALRIRNETFLYQPSADRSFERPSSSASDNRTRRKSEPTASQSRPQSSLSSTQSIGKPMEIHAAHLPEPTRTSITQRKSLNTPSTSSLSRSKDQDTSRGYSYPDVGRQTPQSRRPTPEVREKLPARAIYDFKALTAKELSFNKGEIVYITRQIDNNWFEGEHHGKVGIFPISYVEKISPLDRHQPARPPPPAQSTEIGEAVARYNFSADTNVELSLRKGERVIVLRQVDQNWFAGKIPGTNKQGIFPVSYVDIIKKSPVKSPSQPPGVAHSSSSDRMHSRPSSARLMTCSPSSTPRQHTSPSLSSQRAAHLQAVTGEWLALTLGLSPSGTPAPTPPPLPSNFQLDYERLDSPAASASFTPCTLTPPLKEGHFVPISSPKSYMSPDPSPSPQAYLTSASFTPSPISPTFDSSPKCGSVIEVNTSLKPGLLEKEQHFSDSCGFDKLDSPRSCYPNYLVVYEPEEQPSSSGFPLSSRETEEDVCEELVSIIQASQAERPILETAEFHRQELTDDSDDLPKLFIEEDPSDDSRAYSDSQSSNTFTPVHLVCSEMSEHEQAEVTQSPPMCPSSPISSKPLSSTPPASPKFSSPTPRSTPPLPGVSHSPPPSSKQLRSPKVKPVLRHDVVVVGKPPRSPVMSRRSCGSPVRGQNYSPSHRRPAQDPLEGGGEPFQALYNYMPRNEDELELKEGDIVDVMEKCDDGWFVGTSRRSKFFGTFPGNYVKRV from the exons ATGTGGTGGCACTACACTGCTGGAGATGCTCTAAGAAATGGCAACATGGCCACTTCCTCTTTGGCGGCTAAAGGATTCAGAAGTGTTAGGCCCAACCTGCAGGATAAGAAGTCGCCCACTCCG GGCCTCGCTCCTCAGAGAGAGAGCTCTCAGCTGCATCCTGCTGACTGTAATCCAGGAACATTTAGCCTCCATAATTATCCCACACAATGCTATGATGGCCCACtgctcacaacacacaactcATTCTCCAGGGGAGCAATGTCTGCAAGCTCAGAGCAGAGCTCCAGAGGCAACCAGTTCTCTGACTCCAACACCAATGACTCTAAACAGCCTCTCAGCTTTAGCAGTTTCCCCAGGGTATGTGGCCCTGAGAAAGCTAGCATCCATCCATCGCCCTTAGATCACCTTAACTCACACGCCCCAGTTAGGCAGAAAAAGCAACATGTAGCCTCCCTGTCCATATGCATTACACCACGGCATCAGACAGAAGCCAGATACACACAGACTCTGTCTCTCAGCCCCCACACTCCACCCAAAAGGAAGGACCCTCTGGATTCCAGAACAGTCTTTCACCCTTCACTGCCCCCTGCAGTCCAACAAGTG GCCTACCCAGGACCACCGCTGGCCTCCTGCTCGCCCCCTAACAGGCCACGCTTCTTTACCGACTACACCTGCTCTAGTGCCTCTGACCACCATTCACTTCCTCTTTCCCATGGGCTTGCCTATTCCAACTTGGATCCATATCCACCTCTGAGTGGCTGTTCTTCTCGTGCTCAGAGTGTGTCTTCCATGGCCATGCTGGAGGAGCTGAGAACGTGTGGAATAGACTCGGAGGGAGGTTCTGCGTCCCCTTCACCCACCCACTGCCAGCTGAGCAGTTCCACTGACAACATGGCGATAGACATCCCTACAGCTAGCTCTGCTAAT GGCCAAATGACTGTAAATGGAAGTGTAGGTGTGACCACAGGCCTAAAGAGTCACCTCCAAAGACCCTTCTCCCCTTCCACGTATCCTCCTCTTCCCTCTTTCAGCCCTAGTCTCACAGCCATGCAGCAGGGCCGGAGCACTC CTGCTGAGTCCATTTCTCCAGTCTGTGCCACTGTGGGTTCAGTGACTTCTATGCATGCACCAGATGATGAGAGGAGAGGTACAATGGGCAAAACTCCCCATTACTCAGGCATTGGCCCTGTGGATGAGTCTGGAATTCCCATCGCCACTAGGACT ACTGTGGACAGGCCAAAAGACTGGTACAAGACTATGTTCAAGCAGATTCACGTGGTGCATAAACCAG AGTTTGAATATTCTGGTTCCCGTACTGCCACTCAGCCTACTATGAATGATG AGAAGCATAGTCCAACTAATAATGTCCAGGCACACCCTGCACCTAAGAGCAATACATACAGACCCATAACCAAGAGCATCTCTGATAATGGCACATGTGGATTCAGAACATCCAGCTCTTCCTCCCTGCCAACTTCATCATCAGCTCAGCCATTGTCTCAGAACCGTAATATCCACCAGAGTGGCAGTAGCACCCCAGACAT GAATCAGTGGGGTCCTCCAGATAGAAAAGTGGACACTCGCAAATACAGAGCCGAGCCCAGGAGTATCTTTGACTATGAGCCAGGGAAATCCTCTATTCTAGATCAAGAGAAAGCA AAGAGTAACTTAACACCAGAAGAGCTAGCTTTAGAGAATGAGCCCTGGTATAAGTTCTTTGCAGAGCTGGAGTTTGGACGGCCG CCTCCTAAAAAACGCCTGGACTATGATCCAGAGAGTGCGCTCCGAATCCGTAATGAG ACCTTTCTTTATCAGCCGTCTGCTGACAGAAGCTTTGAACGGCCCTCAAG TTCTGCCAGTGATAACAGGACAAGAAGGAAGTCAGAGCCCACGGCCTCCCAGTCTCGGCCTCAAAGCTCACTAAGCTCCACCCAAAGCATTGGAAAACCAATGGAGATTCATGCTGCTCACCTTCCTGAACCAACCAGGACCAGCATTACCCAGAGAAAGTCCTTAAACACCCCTTCTACTTCCTCCTTGTCCAGGTCAAAAG ATCAAGACACATCCAGAGGTTATTCCTATCCTGATGTAGGCCGACAAACTCCACAGAGCAGGAGGCCTACACCTGAAGTCAGAGAG AAACTGCCAGCCAGAGCAATATACGACTTCAAGGCACTGACAGCAAA AGAGCTTTCATTCAATAAAGGGGAGATTGTGTACATCACACGGCAGATAGATAATAACTGGTTTGAAGGAGAACACCATGGGAAAGTGGGCATCTTTCCTATCTCTTATGTGGAG AAAATCTCTCCATTAGACAGACACCAGCCTGCAAGGCCTCCTCCTCCAGCCCAGAGTACAGAGATTGGGGAAGCTGTGGCTCGCTACAACTTCAGCGCTGACACTAATGTGGAACTTTCCTTAAGAAAG GGTGAACGTGTTATAGTGCTGCGCCAAGTGGACCAGAACTGGTTCGCAGGAAAGATCCCTGGCACAAACAAACAGGGCATCTTTCCAGTGTCTTACGTGGACATCATCAAGAAATCTCCTGTGAAAAGTCCTAGCCAGCCACCAGGAGTTGCACATAGTTCCTCCAGTGACCGAATGCACAGCAGG CCATCATCTGCACGCCTCATGACCTGCTCTCCCTCATCCACTCCTCGCCAGCACACCTCACCCTCCCTCAGCTCCCAGAGGGCAGCTCATCTGCAGGCAGTGACTGGCGAGTGGCTCGCCCTCACACTCGGTCTGTCTCCCTCAGGCACTCCTGCCCCTACACCTCCCCCTTTACCCTCTAATTTTCAGCTAGATTATGAAAGGCTGGACTCCCCTGCTGCCTCTGCTTCCTTCACACCATGCACCCTCACCCCACCACTCAAAGAGGGTCACTTTGTTCCCATCAGCTCTCCGAAATCGTACATGTCTCCTGATCCCAGTCCCTCACCTCAGGCCTACCTCACCTCAGCGTCCTTTACCCCGTCCCCCATCTCCCCCACTTTTGACTCCAGCCCCAAGTGTGGCAGCGTGATAGAAGTGAACACAAGCCTCAAGCCTGGTCTGCTTGAGAAAGAGCAACATTTTTCAGATAGCTGTGGCTTTGATAAGTTGGACTCACCTAGATCTTGCTACCCAAATTATCTGGTTGTGTATGAACCTGAGGAGCAGCCCTCATCCTCAGGGTTTCCCTTATCCTCCAGAGAAACTGAGGAGGATGTGTGTGAAGAGCTTGTGTCCATCATCCAGGCCAGCCAGGCAGAGCGCCCCATTTTGGAGACAGCAGAGTTTCATAGGCAAGAGTTGACAGATGATTCAGATGATCTACCCAAACTGTTCATAGAGGAGGATCCAAGTGATGACAGCAGGGCTTATTCAGACTCCCAGTCATCAAATACCTTCACTCCAGTCCACCTGGTTTGTAGTGAGATGTCAGAACATGAG CAGGCTGAAGTTACACAAAGTCCCCCTATGTGTCCGTCATCCCCTATTTCTTCAAAGCCTTTGAGTTCCACACCCCCTGCATCTCCCAAGTTCTCCTCCCCTACCCCCCGCTCCACCCCTCCACTCCCTGGGGTGTCTCACTCCCCTCCTCCTTCCTCCAAACAGCTCCGATCCCCCAAGGTCAAG CCTGTGTTAAGGCATGATGTTGTGGTTGTCGGTAAGCCCCCCCGTAGCCCTGTGATGTCTAGGAGGTCCTGTGGATCACCTGTTAGAGGGCAAAACTATTCACCATCTCATAGG cgtCCAGCACAGGATCCTCTGGAAGGAGGTGGAGAACC GTTTCAGGCCCTGTATAATTATATGCCACGCAACGAGGATGAGCTGGAACTGAAAGAAGGAGACATCGTCGATGTGATGGAGAAGTGTGATGATGGCTGGTTTGTGG GAACGTCCAGGAGGAGCAAGTTTTTTGGAACCTTCCCTGGAAACTATGTGAAGAGGGTCTAA